The sequence below is a genomic window from Deltaproteobacteria bacterium.
GTCTGGTGAGCCTGTTGAAGACGGAATTGACCGCCGCAGGCCGTGGAAACGTGACTGTCGTGGAAAAGGATATCCTGAAACTGGACATCCCGTCTCTGGCCGCATCGGTAAAAAAGGATCTCATCGTCATGGGCAATGTGCCCTACAACATCTCGTCCCAGATCCTGGTGCGGGTGATCAAGGCAAGGGGCTGCGTGAAAAAGGCTGCGCTCATGTTCCAGAGGGAACTGGCCGATCGGATTATGGCGGGCCCGGGTTCGAAGACTTACGGGCGCCTTTCGGTAATGGTACAGTATTGTGCCACGGTGGGGGTGTTGATGGAAGTCAGGGCAGCCCTGTTCTACCCCAGGCCCACCATCGACTCCCTTGTTCTGGGCTTCGAATTTAAATCCGATCTTGCCCTCACGGCAAACGACGAATCCTTTTTCTTCAATGTCATCAAAGCGGCATTTTCCAAGAGGCGCAAAACCCTGAGGAATTCCCTGGCGGGATTTATCCCGGGTTTTGACCATCAGGCCGCCGCGGCCGCACTCGAGACTGTCGGCATCGATCCGGTCCGGCGTGCCGAAACCCTTACCGTGGACGAATTTGTACGCCTCGGCAACTTTATCTACGCAGAATATAGATAGTCCGCCCTGTCCACCACCCCCCGGACGGGCTTTCCCTCCAGGAAATCACGCACGTTTTCCGCCGCCGCCCTAACCGCCTTCGTCCTCATCGCTGGCACACGGTCGGCTTTGTGGGGAGAGCCGATCACGTTGGGCAGGTCGAAAAACGGGTAGTCCACCTTGAACCCCTGAGGGTCTCCGGGTTCGGACCACCAGGTATCGATGCCGGCACTGAAGGTGGGCACAGCCGTCAGGTGGTCGTAAAGGGCCTGTTGCTCCACCACGGCGCCCCGGGCCACGTTGATCAAAATGGCATCCGGCTTCATGCGCTGCAGCTCGTCACGGCCGATCATGCCCCGTGTGGTCCTGGTGAGGGGAACGGTGAGCACCACCACGTCCGCCGCCTGCAGAACCCTGTCCATGTCGGCAAGAGTTCCCATGAAGTCGAGCGCGGCGACGGATTTCCCGCTGCGGTTAATGCCCATGACCCGCATGCCCAGCCCCTTCATCAGAGATGCGATAGCGGTGCCGTTGCCACCCATGCCGATGATGGCGCAGGTGCAACCCCGCAATTCCCTGCTGAGCACTGAATGCTCGAAGCGTCCCCTAACCAGAGCTTCGTGACCGTTCAGAAGTTTTTTGGCCAGGCATAGCACCATCCCCAGAACGTGCTCTGCCAGGGGGCCGGCAAATGCTCCGGCATTGCCTGCCACCATCGCGTTTTCGGGCAGCGATTCATAGGGAACTTGGTCGGCACCGGCAAAAACCAGTTGAACCAGCCGCACGCGTTCAAGCGCCGAAACTTCTGGAAGGCCCACCTCTTTCCCCGAAAAACGCTTGGAGATAACGATATCCGCGGCCTTCAATAGATCCAGCCTGCGGGCGGATTCGATACCGGCAATACATCGGATCTCCGTAAGGCCGTCCAAAACGGACTCGAGGGCCTGCATTTCCGAGGCTTCAGGTTTGAAGGTGACGGCTGTTGTATTCATGGTGTTTGTTGGGTTCGTTGCTCTTGATAAGTTCATTGAGTTTGTCGCGTTACACCAGCTAACCCAAGTAACTTGCTAAACCACTAAAGGTCTTCGGCCACGGACACCGTCCGGTCACCGAGCATTTGCACGTAGCTGCCCATTTCGTTGTCATACCAGCCGTAGATGACCGTCTGGGTTACCGGTACTCTCAGAATGGTCTTGTTGAGCGTGGCAACGATTTCCCTGTCGATTCCCGGCACTTTCTCGAGATCTATGGTCACTTCAGCTGTCCTGCGGTGGGTCTCGTTGCCCTCGATAATAGCGGCCGCCTTGGGAAACCCGACGATGTCCCCCGATACGTTCTGCTGGTCCGAGTAGTAAAGGTAGCCATTGGGGTCGACGTCGGCGGCACGCTTGTATATGTTGTTGATATACTCCCGGGATATCGGTTCCGTGGCCAGCTCCTCCTGAAGGTTGACCACCAGAATGATGAGCGATCCGCTGGCTGTGGGGACCCGAACGGACTCTGCGATGAAACCGATCTGCTCCATGGCCGGTATGACCAGACTAAGCGCCTTGGCCGCACCCGTTGTCGTCAGGATGATGTTGTTCATGATGCTGCGGTTTTTTCTCAGATCGGTTTTACCGCTTTTGGGCAGCCGGTCCAGCACCGCCTGCGATCCCGTGGCGGCATGCACCGTTGCCATGGAGGCGGACAGGATTTTTTTAGGGCCGAAGGCATTCAGCAGGGGTTTCATCATGTGGGCCAGGCAGGTCGTGGTGCAGGATGCATTGGAGATGACACAATGCCGTCTGGGGTCGTAATCGCTATGGTTGATACCCATGACCGTTGTCACGGCATCTTCCGGCATGGTTTGTCCCTGATCTTTGATCTTAAAAGGCGCCGATGCGATCACCTTTTCCGCGCCGGCCTCCAGGTGTCCCCTGATGGATCCCTTGGCGTCTTCCGGTGACAGGGTCGGGTCCAGGAACTGGCCGGTGGTTTCCACTACCAGCCGCACGCCCTCCTGCCGCCATCCGATATCGATGGGATTGCGCTGAGAGCGCAAAAATTTTACGCGCACACCGTCCAGAACCATGGTGCCGGAGGCTTCGTCGATATCGGCCACGACCGGTTTCGCATTCTGCCCGTGCAGGTAGGTGTGCAGCCTGCCGTAGGTGGAGTCTCTCTGCACATAGTGGGCGATGTCCTGAAGCGACGTGCCGGACTGCCGTCCTATGTTTACGACGATCTCCCCGAAAAATTTGCGGGCCACGTGGTGCCACACCGTAAGCTTCCCGATCCGTCCGAAACCGTTGACGCCGACTTTCAAATTGCTGTCACTCATCGCATCCACCTTTGTCCTCTCCATGACCCATTCCGCAACAGGCCGGTTCTGCCTACCTCGACGTTGATGTCTATCCCTGTTTCTCTCTTCTGAGTTGAGCGGCTCAGCCGCGTTAACTGATTGTCCCGGGCCGAATTTGTGCAACTCCGGCCCGAAACAATCAGGCTTCGTCGAGTTCCAGCATACCCCTGTAAACCGACCCCTCGCGACCGTCGATACTTATGTAGTCACCGGACTCCAGCCTGATCGACGAAAAAATGCAGACCTTCTCTTTCTCGTCGCAGCGCATGCTGCCGCACCCGACCACCCCGGTTTTCCCGAGCCGATGGGCCACCACCGCAGCATGTGAGGTAACGCCTCCCCGGGCGGTCAGCAGGCCGTCCGAGGCATATATTTCCCTGATGTCGTCCGGAACGGTGTCGCCGCGTACCAGTATCAAGGGGGTGTCGGGCTCGGTGCTCCGCCAGTTGTCGATCTCCTTGAGCGTGAAAACCAGGCGTCCGCTCATGGCACCACCCGATACGCCGATACCGTGCCCCAGCATTCGGTCGTCACCCGTATGACCCGGATCGACGAAGGTAAGCTCCTTTTTGCGCTCACGCATGGCCATGTCACGGGTCTGCAAAAGGTACAGATCGCCCGGGGAGGGTCCTTCGAAGGTAAACTCCATTTCCTGGGGACTCCACTCCCTTTTTTCGACCAGTTCGACGGCCCAGCTTTTCATGGCGGCGTAAATTTCGGGAAAGGCCGTTTCCAGGGTGATGTCCGTCTCGCGCATCTCAATGTCCTGCTGGGTAATGGAGATGGGCAGGGTGGTGACCAGCCCGGAAACCACATCTTCGCCCTGATTGCCGATAGTGAAATCCCCCCACAGCCTGATGCTGTCTCCGGACCACCTGGGGTTGTGCGTGAAGAAGACCCCGGCTCCTGACTGTTCCGACATATTGCCGTACACCATGGTCTGAACGGTCACGGCCGTCCCCCAGTCGTCTGAGATACCCATGATCCTGCGGTAGGTCCTGGCCTTGGATGACTCCCAGGAAGCCAGCACGTTGCGAATGGTGATAAACAGCTGCTCCATAGGATCCTCGGGGACTTCTATTCCGCTTTCCTTGATGTGACGTTTATAGGCGATGGCCACCTTTTGCATCTGCTGGCCGGACATGTCCCGTTTGAACCGGACCGCTGCCCGCCGTTTGAGTTCGCTGATAATGGCGTCGAATTCATCGCGCTTCAGGCCGAAGGACATACCGTAGCACTGCAGGAAACGCCGGTAGTTGTCCCATGCAAACCACTCATTGCCGGTAAGGGCCGCCAGCCCCCTGGTAATCTCCTCGTTGACCCCCACATTGAGAAAGGTGTCCATCATGCCCGGCTGGGAGATGGAGGAGCCGCTCCTCACGGAAAACAGAAGCGGGTTTCCGGGATCTCCGAAATTGCGCCCGGTTTTCCCTTCGATGGTGTGTATGTGCCTGGTCACCTGCTCCTTGAAATTTTCCTCTGCGGGCAGGTAGCTTTCGATGATATCCCAGCATCGGTAGACTTCGGTGGTAATGACGAAGCCCGGGGGCACCGGGAGGCCGAACGATTTGAGCTTGGCCATGTTCAGTCCCTTGTTGCCCAGGTGGATAATGCCGGAAACCCTTTTTCCCACGTCGTGGATATAGGTCATGGCATTGTGGGGGTCGTACAGAAGCAGCTGATGAAGCTTGTCCTTGGGCAGCTTGTTGGACTGCTGGAAAAGCGTGTTCAGAATCCGGCTGAGGAAAAGGTCCAGTTGCCGGAGCCCGGTGGTAAAGGCGATTCTGTCTCTGAAGAAAATTTCCGATATCCTGTGGCGGGCCTTGTCCCTGTCCTGCAGCCCGTCTTTAGGCAGAAACCGCCCCAGGATGGCTCCCGGCGGCAGCTTGGTCAGAATGGTGTTCAGGTTCTGCCCGTGCACGTTGGCAAAGTAGTCGTTGATGATATTTTTGACCGCCTGTGCAAACCCTTTGAAGATGTCGATGTATTGGGTAAAGGTAAACCCCCTTATCTCGAGGGAATGGGCCAGCATTTCAAGCTGGCGTTCCAGTTCCACGGAATGGATGCCCTCGATGTGCAGTGCCTTGTCAAAAAGCAGCAACCGGTCATAAATCTGAAAAAAAGTGGCTTTGGTAATCAGGCTGAGATCGATTCTGTCCACCAGTTCCTCGAAGAGCGTGTTCACCAGCGATTCCAGACGGAACGTCAGCCCCAGCGCATCGAATTTCATTTCGTGGTAGCTGCCGTACATGGAGGGGATGTCCACCGTGAAATGTCTTTTTTTGTATATGTCCTCCTTTACCTCGAAAGATTCATTCGAGAGGATCAGATATTTCAGAAACTCGAGATAATCCAGCATCATGAATATCTTCTTATCCAATTCCGGCTCTTTCAGGGCATCCTCCAGCTGATCGAGGCCCGGAAAAGCCTCCGCTTTCAACCGGGCAACGTGATTGTTGATTTCGATAAAGTCCAGGTTGTACTTCTGATGCAGGTGTTTGTAGAATGAAATGGCCAGGGTAACCCGCTCGACATCTTCCTTTTGCAGGTCGGAAGCGCCATCCAGCAGCGCCTTTATCTTCTCCCCATCAAGGCTGATCAGGTCCCCCGGCAGGGACACCCCTTTTTGCCTGAGGTATCGGACGGTCTGGTGCATACCATCCACATACACGCCTTTATCTTCGATGCGGTTATAGATGACCGGCGGCACGTACGGCTTGAGCAGCGTCTTGTCCCGGGTTTCCCAAAAGGTAAAGGCCGCCTCCATAAAGCCGATAATGAGATTGCTGCTCTCCACGTGGCTCTGTTTGCGCAAGAAGTGGATGAGTTCGTCCTTTCTGTGAGCGATCTCGTCCAATCTGGTGGAAATGTCGCGCAGCTTGCCTTCCGCACCGATATCGTTGAAATAGACCGGAAAGAGTTTGGCCAGCTGCTTGAGGAGATTGTAGACCTGTCCGATGCGGCTGTTGAGGATGCGGGTGATATCGCGCGGAAACAGATCCGTGTCTTTGATGAACACGCCGCACAGCGACAGGTGGATGATCATGCAGGAAATCAGCCTTACCGAGCGCTTGGGCCCCAATATGATCAGCTCCATCCAGGTACGAATGTTCTGTATGTGCGCCGGGTTGACCATCACCTGCCAGTCATCGCCCACTCCGGTGATCATGGGCGCCTGAAAACCGAGATCGATGACGTGTTCGATGAAGTCGTTGACCAGCTCGCTGTCCTCGGTCTGGTAAATCCCCTTGCCCATTGTCAGTACGCAGTTGAGAGCCGTGGCCGGAAAGGCGTCGGTCTGCTTTTGCAGGATTGAAAACGTTTTCTGCATGAGCTTGCGAATGTAAAAGTGGGTCTCGTTGCCGATAAGCCAGGTCAGCGTCCGGTTGATATCCCTCAGGGTCTCCTCGTGAATGATGGACAGCTCCGAAATGTGCATGATCAGAAAGAGAAAAATCATCTTCCACTGGTTGCCCTTGTTGCTGTCCCTGCCTGCATCCAGCAGTCTTTGAGGCATTCCCCGGTACATGTCGGCAATCTGGTTGTATCCGGCCAAACCCATCAGTTGGTCGAGCATCTCGGCCGAACCCGGGTCCTCACGCCGTACGATGCCGTCGAGGCCTTTTTTCCAGGCAAAGATGCGATCTCTGGAAATATCCCTGAATATCTGCTTCCATTTGTTGCCGGGATCCAGCATCTCCACTTCTTCTTCGAACCAGTCGCTGGGGTCCTTCTGCTTCAGCCAGAAATCGTAGGCGGTTTCAAAGTTGTGCACCAGAAGGAGGTTGAGCTCCGTCAGGTCCAAGCCCGAGATATCCAGGCTGCCCCGGAATACCTCGGCCAACTTTTTCAACTGGTAATAGCTGGTGACAAAAAGAAAAAACGTCGGTTGATCGTATTGCCGGATCTCTTTGAAAGCATCCATGAGAACCGGCACAAAGGTTGCCTGCTTCTCTTTTGACTCTTTGATGATCTTCTGAAGGTACAGCAGCAGGTTGTCGACGGCGTCCCGTTTTGCCTGCACCGGGATGTTGGCCCGGACGGCCGCCTGAAAAATACCTATCAACAGTCTCACGGCCTCATCCCCCTGGGGGTGCGCTTTCAACAGATGAAAGTAATCCAGGGAATAGGAGCGGGCTTCGTTGACAATGAACTGCCAGTTTTTATACGGGTGGGAGAGTTCCTTCAGAAAGGTGCCCAGGCCCTCCATGATGCCGTAATAGCTGGACATGGCTTCCTGCAGCACCGCGTACTTGGGGTCGATGCTCACATCCACATGATAATCCGCGATGTTGACTTCCAGCGCTTTGGATTTGATGGTCAAACAGGTCCTCCGTAATAAACCGGTTTTGCTTTGAATTCACGAAAGCTCGACATGCGAAGACACGAACGAAAAATCGAGCGGTACGGATGTAAATTTATCAAAGGACCGTCATATATTCAACCCAATTTCCCCCGGGTGTCGGGGTTTGAAGTACCTCATCGTTGCAAACGCCCGAGGACTTCAGCGTCAAGGCGCCTGAGGGTGAAGTCGCCTAAGAGGCTTCGGGCGGCGGAACGAATCCGCCTGCCGCTTCCTCGATCAGCATGGCCAGCTGAAGCGTGGTGCGGTCGCCGAGGTAGGGCCCGACGATCTGGGCGCCGGCCGGCAGTCCGTCGACGGTGAGGCCTGCGGGTACCGCTGTTGCCGGCAGGCAGGCCACGCCGGCCAGGCCCGACCAGGTGTAGACGGTGTTGCCATAGGGCCGCTTCTCGCCGTTGACCATGAGCGTGCGATCGTAAAATTTGCCATGGTCATGGGGAAAAGCGGTGACCGGCGCCGACGGACACAGCAGCACATCCTTATCTTCGAAATATTCGGCCCATTTCCGGCGCAGCTGCTGTCGCTCACGATCCGCCTTGAGCCAGTCACGATGGCTTTGGGTGATCCCCTTGATGTACAGCGCGCGGGGATGGTTGTCCTGTTTGCCGGTTTCGGCGGCCTCTGCCGCCAGGCGGTCATACATCTTTAGAGGCATGTCCGCGGATCCCACAACGGAAAACAGCGATACGAAGACGGCGTGGCTGTGCCGGAAATCCAGGTTGGGTTTGCTTTCCTCAATCTTGGCGCCGGCTCTGGCGAGCGTGTCCGCCAGCTGCTGTAGGAGATCGCCGACGGCGGCATCCACAGGGCAGAACGGGTCGTCCAGCCACAAACCGATGCGAAAATCTTTCAGACGCTTTTTAACAGGCAAGGGAAGGTTGACCTTCCAGGCCGCCCGCTGCGCTCTGTCGGGTCTGACAAGAAGATCCATGGCCACCACGAGGTCCCCGGCAC
It includes:
- a CDS encoding amidase, translating into MPNPIYRSASRLLADIRNRRIGCAELLEAFIERIERKNPEINAVVTTDYEAARRRAKAADEALDRGEQWGPLHGLPITIKDTFEVAGMPCTAGLPALESYVPAQNADAVQSLVDAGAVIIGKTNVPMAGNDFQTYNDVYGQSNNPWDISRTPGGSSGGAAAALAAGMAALELGSDLGGSIRLPAHLCGVFGHKSSFNVIPKQGHIPVPPGVFPPDYAAGIDVGVVGPMARSAGDLVVAMDLLVRPDRAQRAAWKVNLPLPVKKRLKDFRIGLWLDDPFCPVDAAVGDLLQQLADTLARAGAKIEESKPNLDFRHSHAVFVSLFSVVGSADMPLKMYDRLAAEAAETGKQDNHPRALYIKGITQSHRDWLKADRERQQLRRKWAEYFEDKDVLLCPSAPVTAFPHDHGKFYDRTLMVNGEKRPYGNTVYTWSGLAGVACLPATAVPAGLTVDGLPAGAQIVGPYLGDRTTLQLAMLIEEAAGGFVPPPEAS
- a CDS encoding pyruvate, phosphate dikinase, producing MTIKSKALEVNIADYHVDVSIDPKYAVLQEAMSSYYGIMEGLGTFLKELSHPYKNWQFIVNEARSYSLDYFHLLKAHPQGDEAVRLLIGIFQAAVRANIPVQAKRDAVDNLLLYLQKIIKESKEKQATFVPVLMDAFKEIRQYDQPTFFLFVTSYYQLKKLAEVFRGSLDISGLDLTELNLLLVHNFETAYDFWLKQKDPSDWFEEEVEMLDPGNKWKQIFRDISRDRIFAWKKGLDGIVRREDPGSAEMLDQLMGLAGYNQIADMYRGMPQRLLDAGRDSNKGNQWKMIFLFLIMHISELSIIHEETLRDINRTLTWLIGNETHFYIRKLMQKTFSILQKQTDAFPATALNCVLTMGKGIYQTEDSELVNDFIEHVIDLGFQAPMITGVGDDWQVMVNPAHIQNIRTWMELIILGPKRSVRLISCMIIHLSLCGVFIKDTDLFPRDITRILNSRIGQVYNLLKQLAKLFPVYFNDIGAEGKLRDISTRLDEIAHRKDELIHFLRKQSHVESSNLIIGFMEAAFTFWETRDKTLLKPYVPPVIYNRIEDKGVYVDGMHQTVRYLRQKGVSLPGDLISLDGEKIKALLDGASDLQKEDVERVTLAISFYKHLHQKYNLDFIEINNHVARLKAEAFPGLDQLEDALKEPELDKKIFMMLDYLEFLKYLILSNESFEVKEDIYKKRHFTVDIPSMYGSYHEMKFDALGLTFRLESLVNTLFEELVDRIDLSLITKATFFQIYDRLLLFDKALHIEGIHSVELERQLEMLAHSLEIRGFTFTQYIDIFKGFAQAVKNIINDYFANVHGQNLNTILTKLPPGAILGRFLPKDGLQDRDKARHRISEIFFRDRIAFTTGLRQLDLFLSRILNTLFQQSNKLPKDKLHQLLLYDPHNAMTYIHDVGKRVSGIIHLGNKGLNMAKLKSFGLPVPPGFVITTEVYRCWDIIESYLPAEENFKEQVTRHIHTIEGKTGRNFGDPGNPLLFSVRSGSSISQPGMMDTFLNVGVNEEITRGLAALTGNEWFAWDNYRRFLQCYGMSFGLKRDEFDAIISELKRRAAVRFKRDMSGQQMQKVAIAYKRHIKESGIEVPEDPMEQLFITIRNVLASWESSKARTYRRIMGISDDWGTAVTVQTMVYGNMSEQSGAGVFFTHNPRWSGDSIRLWGDFTIGNQGEDVVSGLVTTLPISITQQDIEMRETDITLETAFPEIYAAMKSWAVELVEKREWSPQEMEFTFEGPSPGDLYLLQTRDMAMRERKKELTFVDPGHTGDDRMLGHGIGVSGGAMSGRLVFTLKEIDNWRSTEPDTPLILVRGDTVPDDIREIYASDGLLTARGGVTSHAAVVAHRLGKTGVVGCGSMRCDEKEKVCIFSSIRLESGDYISIDGREGSVYRGMLELDEA
- a CDS encoding glyceraldehyde-3-phosphate dehydrogenase → MSDSNLKVGVNGFGRIGKLTVWHHVARKFFGEIVVNIGRQSGTSLQDIAHYVQRDSTYGRLHTYLHGQNAKPVVADIDEASGTMVLDGVRVKFLRSQRNPIDIGWRQEGVRLVVETTGQFLDPTLSPEDAKGSIRGHLEAGAEKVIASAPFKIKDQGQTMPEDAVTTVMGINHSDYDPRRHCVISNASCTTTCLAHMMKPLLNAFGPKKILSASMATVHAATGSQAVLDRLPKSGKTDLRKNRSIMNNIILTTTGAAKALSLVIPAMEQIGFIAESVRVPTASGSLIILVVNLQEELATEPISREYINNIYKRAADVDPNGYLYYSDQQNVSGDIVGFPKAAAIIEGNETHRRTAEVTIDLEKVPGIDREIVATLNKTILRVPVTQTVIYGWYDNEMGSYVQMLGDRTVSVAEDL
- a CDS encoding 2-hydroxyacid dehydrogenase; amino-acid sequence: MNTTAVTFKPEASEMQALESVLDGLTEIRCIAGIESARRLDLLKAADIVISKRFSGKEVGLPEVSALERVRLVQLVFAGADQVPYESLPENAMVAGNAGAFAGPLAEHVLGMVLCLAKKLLNGHEALVRGRFEHSVLSRELRGCTCAIIGMGGNGTAIASLMKGLGMRVMGINRSGKSVAALDFMGTLADMDRVLQAADVVVLTVPLTRTTRGMIGRDELQRMKPDAILINVARGAVVEQQALYDHLTAVPTFSAGIDTWWSEPGDPQGFKVDYPFFDLPNVIGSPHKADRVPAMRTKAVRAAAENVRDFLEGKPVRGVVDRADYLYSA
- the rsmA gene encoding 16S rRNA (adenine(1518)-N(6)/adenine(1519)-N(6))-dimethyltransferase RsmA yields the protein MKAWNLHPKKQLGQNFLADPNTARAIVDKTGVAAEDVVLEIGAGLGALTRPIAEKARQVIAVERDHRLVSLLKTELTAAGRGNVTVVEKDILKLDIPSLAASVKKDLIVMGNVPYNISSQILVRVIKARGCVKKAALMFQRELADRIMAGPGSKTYGRLSVMVQYCATVGVLMEVRAALFYPRPTIDSLVLGFEFKSDLALTANDESFFFNVIKAAFSKRRKTLRNSLAGFIPGFDHQAAAAALETVGIDPVRRAETLTVDEFVRLGNFIYAEYR